Proteins encoded together in one Benincasa hispida cultivar B227 chromosome 1, ASM972705v1, whole genome shotgun sequence window:
- the LOC120070167 gene encoding 5'-nucleotidase SurE — MTSSTSVKKNFLPPGLVSNLEDVLRSRKGAGEESKDVNASPEPSSSTSDANLEVSGTQKPIILVTNSEGIDSPGLTYLVEGLVREGSYNVHVCAPQSDKSVSSHSVTLRETVAVSSAEINGATAYEVSGTPVDCVSLALSGALFSWSKPLLVISGINRGSSCGHQMFYSGVIAGAREALICGVPSISISLNWKKDQSQESDFKDAVSVCLPLINAAISDIEKGNFPKSCSLNIEIPTSPLTNKGFKSTKQSLWRSTLNWQAVSANRYPAGHFMSNQQSLGLQLAQLGRDASAAGAARRLTTQRQNMVEIESTGAVGKSDSERVKKFFRMEFLDKEQDNKDDDLDFRALENEFVAITPFSLTANIDLEIQTAASDWISTALHQAQ, encoded by the exons ATGACTTCCTCTACTTCTGTCAAGAAGAACTTCTTGCCTCCGGGCCTTGTTTCCAATCTTGAAGATGTTCTTCGCAGCAGGAAGGGCGCTGGCGAAGAATCCAAGGATGTTAATGCATCGCCTGAGCCTTCCTCTTCTACTTCTGATGCCAATCTTGAGGTTTCTGGAACTCAGAAACCCATTATTCTTGTTACCAACAGTGAAGGAATCGACTCTCCCGGCCTTACTTACCTCGTTGAAGGCCTTGTTCGTGAAGGTTCATATAACGTCCATGTCTGCGCTCCGCAATC GGACAAATCAGTTTCGAGTCATTCTGTGACTCTTCGAGAAACCGTTGCTGTGAGTTCTGCTGAAATTAACGGCGCCACAGCCTATGAAGTTTCGG GAACGCCTGTAGATTGTGTCTCGTTAGCATTGTCTGGAGCTCTTTTTTCCTGGTCGAAGCCTCTTCTG GTAATTAGTGGAATTAACCGGGGATCGAGCTGTGGTCATCAAAT GTTTTACTCAGGTGTCATTGCTGGAGCAAGGGAGGCATTGATTTGTGGTGTACCATCTATATCAATATCTCTGAATTG GAAGAAGGATCAAAGCCAAGAAAGTGACTTCAAGGATGCTGTGTCGGTCTGTTTGCCCTTGATAAAtgcagctatcagtgatatagAGAAGGGAAATTTCCCTAAAAGTTGCTCTCTCAACATTGAAATACCTACTTCACCTCTGACGAACAAG GGATTTAAATCAACAAAGCAAAGTCTATGGAGGTCTACTCTAAATTGGCAGGCTGTTTCGGCCAACAGGTATCCTGCAGGACATTTTATGTCCAATCAGCAGAGTCTTGGTCTTCAGCTCGCACAACTTGGTCGAGATGCCTCTGCTGCT ggAGCAGCTCGCCGCTTGACCACTCAACGGCAGAATATGGTGGAAATTGAATCAACTGGAGCAGTGGGAAAATCTGATTCTGAGCGGGTGAAGAAGTTCTTCCGAATGGAG TTTCTGGATAAGGAGCAGGATAACAAGGACGATGACCTGGATTTTAGAGCCCTTGAAAATGAATTT GTTGCTATAACCCCATTTTCCCTCACCGCCAACATTGATTTGGAGATCCAAACGGCGGCCTCTGATTGGATCTCCACTGCACTTCATCAGGCGCAATAA